A window from Lactiplantibacillus pentosus encodes these proteins:
- a CDS encoding amino acid permease encodes MKTTNADRKVRALSNRHVQMIAIGGTIGTGLFLGSGSTISKTGPSVMWVYLVLGFFFFLMMRAIGEMFYADPSQHTFVAFISRYLGPSVGHFTGWTYWIGLIFVCMAELTATATYVKFWLPNVPAWLIEISFLLILAAVNLTAARLFGEAEFWFAMIKIVAIVALIVTGIFMMVGHHPTPLGQASIGNLFHNYQLFPHGMANFISAFPMVFFAFQGIEFVSITIGEAKNPHRVIKKAVNETLLRILLFYIGALIVIMGIIPWTSLSPDSSPFVQVFKLAGYPAAAAIINFVVLTSAASSLNSCLFSAGRHFYQLATEMPATSRMRQWFGTISKSGVPAAAIVLSAVLVLVTPVMSLSAATTAVFTIVTGISSDMYLIVYTLAMVAHRKYRLSNDYLEDGFKMPAYRITSPLTIAFFVLIFASLFFIQADIIGAVGAIVWTLLFGTVTTVHQARLRAVARE; translated from the coding sequence ATGAAAACAACTAACGCGGATAGAAAGGTGCGGGCGCTTAGTAACCGGCACGTTCAGATGATTGCTATTGGTGGCACGATTGGGACAGGATTATTTCTAGGATCAGGGAGTACCATTTCGAAGACGGGTCCGTCAGTCATGTGGGTGTACTTAGTATTAGGCTTCTTCTTCTTTTTGATGATGCGGGCGATTGGAGAGATGTTTTATGCAGACCCTTCACAACATACATTTGTCGCGTTTATTTCACGCTATTTAGGCCCGAGCGTCGGCCATTTTACGGGGTGGACTTACTGGATTGGCCTGATTTTCGTTTGTATGGCTGAGTTGACGGCGACCGCGACCTACGTCAAGTTTTGGTTGCCCAACGTCCCGGCGTGGCTGATTGAAATCAGCTTTTTACTTATTCTGGCAGCTGTCAATTTGACTGCAGCACGGCTATTCGGAGAAGCGGAGTTCTGGTTTGCGATGATCAAAATCGTTGCCATCGTGGCGTTGATCGTCACTGGGATCTTCATGATGGTCGGCCATCACCCAACGCCATTAGGCCAAGCCTCGATTGGCAATTTATTTCATAATTATCAGCTATTCCCACACGGCATGGCTAATTTCATTTCAGCCTTTCCGATGGTCTTCTTCGCCTTTCAAGGAATCGAATTTGTCAGCATTACGATTGGTGAAGCCAAGAATCCGCATCGTGTGATTAAAAAAGCGGTCAATGAAACGTTATTGCGAATCTTATTATTTTACATCGGTGCGTTGATCGTCATCATGGGAATCATCCCATGGACTTCTTTATCCCCAGACAGTAGTCCATTTGTCCAAGTCTTCAAGTTAGCTGGTTATCCGGCTGCGGCGGCTATTATTAATTTTGTTGTGTTGACTTCGGCGGCCTCATCGCTAAATAGTTGTCTATTTTCAGCCGGGCGTCATTTCTACCAGCTTGCCACTGAAATGCCAGCGACTAGCCGGATGCGGCAGTGGTTCGGGACGATTTCAAAAAGTGGTGTACCAGCCGCAGCCATCGTTTTATCCGCCGTATTGGTCTTAGTCACGCCGGTGATGAGTTTGAGTGCGGCGACCACGGCCGTCTTTACGATCGTTACTGGGATTTCTAGTGACATGTACCTGATCGTCTACACGTTAGCGATGGTCGCGCATCGGAAGTACCGACTATCTAATGATTACCTGGAAGATGGCTTCAAAATGCCGGCGTACCGGATTACCAGCCCACTGACGATTGCCTTTTTCGTCCTGATTTTTGCAAGTCTATTCTTCATTCAGGCCGACATTATCGGGGCAGTCGGGGCGATCGTTTGGACGTTGCTATTCGGAACGGTCACGACGGTCCATCAAGCACGCTTACGGGCAGTCGCTCGGGAGTGA
- a CDS encoding alpha/beta hydrolase, protein MKYGHDKRLPTLHKVVTIAGPFDGLTGFLNTQTEAQARQLAIKPTRFTKHFATMLKYRKNFPQHVKLLNVYGDTNTGYNNDGFVGVASARAVRYLLRGKLTQYREAFYSGADAAHCALNQNPNVAQRMIRFLWSA, encoded by the coding sequence TTGAAGTATGGACATGATAAACGCCTGCCAACGTTACATAAAGTAGTGACGATCGCCGGACCGTTCGATGGCCTGACGGGTTTTCTGAATACGCAAACGGAGGCGCAGGCACGCCAACTGGCAATTAAGCCAACGCGGTTTACCAAACACTTTGCAACGATGCTGAAATACCGCAAAAACTTTCCGCAGCACGTCAAACTCTTGAACGTGTATGGTGATACGAATACTGGCTATAACAACGATGGCTTTGTGGGTGTCGCGTCGGCACGGGCCGTTCGCTACCTGTTACGTGGCAAACTTACGCAATATCGCGAAGCCTTTTACAGTGGTGCGGATGCCGCCCACTGTGCACTCAATCAGAATCCGAATGTGGCCCAACGCATGATTCGATTTTTGTGGTCGGCGTAA
- a CDS encoding alpha/beta hydrolase produces MRTGTLLLLLTFVIVAAIVLLGARNSDTKITKVTSQLTSRSVRGIKQQYQQSKTATIFLHGYNGGAYSTNYLIHKAEQTGAAQKALVVHVYKNGVMAFKGYWQRSIKNPMVQVVFQDNHASQKAQIYWLHQVLVQLKGGIMRSVIR; encoded by the coding sequence ATGCGAACGGGGACGCTGTTGCTGTTACTGACGTTTGTGATCGTGGCGGCCATCGTCTTGCTAGGTGCGCGCAACAGTGACACGAAGATCACGAAGGTAACGAGTCAATTGACGTCGCGTTCTGTCCGGGGAATCAAGCAACAATATCAACAATCGAAGACGGCGACGATTTTTCTGCATGGCTATAATGGCGGTGCGTATTCAACGAATTATTTAATTCATAAAGCTGAACAGACTGGTGCAGCCCAAAAGGCGCTCGTCGTGCACGTTTACAAGAACGGTGTGATGGCGTTCAAAGGGTACTGGCAGCGATCAATCAAGAATCCGATGGTCCAAGTCGTGTTCCAAGATAATCACGCCTCACAAAAGGCACAAATCTATTGGCTACACCAGGTCCTGGTCCAATTAAAAGGGGGTATAATGCGGTCGGTCATTCGTTAG
- a CDS encoding phosphatidylglycerophosphatase A family protein — protein MEKPTFKYPDKAAYEFVIHALAAKDITPLEIAKITYRLQSKYVPDLTVAECEQEIHEVLHKRELLNNAMVALELDRLATEGQLNEPLQSIIASDAGVFGVDEGLALNMANIYGTIGVTNYGYVDKVKEGVIKKLDTDKSGVVNTFIDDLVGSIAAAAAAKIAHKYA, from the coding sequence ATGGAAAAACCAACATTTAAATATCCGGATAAGGCGGCGTATGAATTTGTCATCCACGCCTTAGCTGCCAAGGACATCACGCCACTAGAAATCGCCAAGATCACGTATCGGTTACAATCCAAATACGTCCCAGACTTGACGGTGGCCGAATGTGAACAAGAAATCCACGAAGTTTTGCATAAACGGGAATTGCTCAACAACGCGATGGTCGCGCTCGAACTTGACCGCCTCGCTACAGAGGGACAACTCAACGAGCCACTACAATCAATCATCGCCAGTGACGCCGGCGTCTTCGGCGTTGACGAAGGCTTGGCACTCAACATGGCCAACATCTACGGCACGATTGGCGTGACCAATTATGGTTACGTTGATAAAGTCAAAGAAGGCGTAATCAAAAAGCTCGACACGGACAAATCTGGGGTCGTCAACACCTTCATCGACGATTTAGTCGGTTCAATTGCCGCCGCAGCCGCTGCCAAAATCGCCCACAAATACGCTTAA
- a CDS encoding SDR family oxidoreductase, with translation MKILVIGGTGNIGLPLIQYLNQQAGVTVVAGAHNVAKDQRQLADYPDVELRPFDFLNAETFRPALQDVEKVFFVRPPQLAKPKEDMLPFLTCLKDQHIKQVVFVSLMGVEHNPMTPHHQIEKMIVELGLPYTFIRPSFFMQNLNTTHREDIQQNHDLFIPAGRAKTSFIDTRDIGEIAGVVLLNDQYLQQKLTVTGPAALTYQEIAAQMTTIFGHPVTYSRPSLLKFRRVMLKRGLKKDYVNVMVMLYLITQLGNAKAVTTTAAEVLGRQPHDITTYLRDYIDELS, from the coding sequence ATGAAAATTCTAGTGATTGGTGGTACCGGCAACATTGGCTTGCCGCTGATTCAATATTTGAATCAACAAGCAGGGGTCACGGTCGTCGCAGGTGCTCATAATGTGGCCAAGGATCAACGGCAATTAGCTGACTATCCGGATGTCGAGCTACGACCATTTGATTTTTTGAATGCGGAGACGTTTCGGCCTGCTTTACAAGATGTCGAGAAGGTGTTCTTTGTTCGACCACCACAGTTAGCTAAGCCGAAAGAAGACATGTTGCCATTTTTAACCTGTTTAAAGGACCAGCATATTAAGCAGGTCGTGTTCGTCTCATTGATGGGCGTCGAACACAATCCGATGACACCCCATCATCAGATTGAAAAAATGATTGTCGAGTTGGGCCTGCCATACACGTTCATTCGGCCCAGCTTTTTCATGCAAAACCTGAACACGACGCATCGTGAAGACATTCAGCAGAATCACGACTTGTTTATTCCAGCCGGTCGTGCCAAGACCAGCTTCATCGATACGCGTGATATTGGCGAGATTGCCGGCGTTGTCTTGCTTAATGACCAGTATCTACAACAAAAATTGACGGTCACCGGCCCCGCGGCACTGACTTATCAAGAAATCGCCGCGCAAATGACCACGATTTTCGGCCATCCCGTGACTTATAGCCGCCCCAGCTTACTGAAATTCCGGCGGGTAATGTTGAAACGTGGCTTGAAGAAGGACTACGTCAACGTTATGGTCATGCTCTACCTCATCACACAACTCGGTAACGCCAAAGCAGTCACCACTACTGCTGCCGAGGTTCTCGGGCGCCAACCCCACGACATCACCACCTATCTTCGAGACTATATTGACGAATTAAGTTAG
- a CDS encoding MarR family winged helix-turn-helix transcriptional regulator, which translates to MNNTGYLIMQLAKQMRYQLNQRLLAQGLTVQQWAVMQQIDLWQQRTETAPTANQLCQQLDMDKPTMSGIVRRLTAKQFIEQHPNPDDQRAKLLQLTSEGTVALHAGQQVSDEVLALSLQALTASEQQTLQQLLRKLEGETFK; encoded by the coding sequence ATGAATAATACGGGATATTTGATCATGCAATTAGCGAAGCAGATGCGGTATCAGTTGAATCAGCGTTTGCTCGCACAAGGGTTGACGGTTCAGCAGTGGGCAGTCATGCAACAAATCGACTTGTGGCAACAACGAACGGAGACTGCGCCAACGGCTAACCAGCTTTGTCAGCAGCTCGACATGGATAAGCCGACGATGTCTGGCATCGTGCGGCGGTTGACGGCTAAGCAATTTATTGAACAGCATCCTAATCCAGACGATCAGCGAGCGAAGTTATTACAACTGACGTCTGAGGGGACGGTCGCGTTACACGCAGGTCAGCAGGTGAGTGACGAGGTGTTAGCGCTAAGTTTGCAGGCATTAACAGCAAGCGAACAACAAACGCTACAACAGTTGTTACGTAAATTAGAGGGGGAGACGTTCAAATGA
- a CDS encoding Spx/MgsR family RNA polymerase-binding regulatory protein, translated as MINLCVLPSTASCRKAHRWLLEHRIPFHERNMNAQPLTEAEIKHLLQYTYNGIDDLISTKSNAYHQLSKTTPIEDMSLSEAVRVLSQTPQLLRRPIIFDDHRLLCGFNQDEIRMFIPRDQRVLKMQAMAQHQMA; from the coding sequence ATGATTAACTTATGTGTGTTACCAAGTACCGCAAGTTGTCGCAAGGCCCACCGCTGGCTACTAGAGCATCGAATCCCGTTTCATGAACGGAATATGAACGCGCAGCCGTTAACGGAAGCTGAAATCAAGCACTTGCTACAGTATACGTATAATGGCATTGATGATCTCATTAGCACTAAATCTAATGCATACCATCAACTCAGTAAGACGACGCCAATCGAGGACATGTCGTTGAGTGAGGCGGTCCGCGTGCTGAGCCAAACGCCGCAACTGCTACGGCGACCTATTATTTTTGACGATCACCGTTTGTTATGCGGTTTTAACCAGGATGAGATTCGCATGTTTATTCCACGCGATCAACGCGTATTGAAGATGCAAGCAATGGCACAACACCAGATGGCATAA
- a CDS encoding DUF488 domain-containing protein, which translates to MQLKLERIYTKPVDTDGYRLLVDRLWPRGISKVNAQLDDWVKEIGPSTELRKWFNHDPEKYPEFVKKYQAELDANPITPDFIRQVAEQLAKQPVILLFGAKDETHNQAVVLQEYLLASGKLPATTTKN; encoded by the coding sequence ATGCAATTGAAGTTAGAACGAATCTATACGAAACCCGTGGATACGGATGGTTATCGGCTGCTGGTCGACCGGCTATGGCCACGTGGTATCTCGAAGGTCAACGCGCAACTAGATGATTGGGTCAAAGAAATCGGACCGTCAACGGAATTGCGGAAGTGGTTTAATCATGATCCAGAAAAGTATCCTGAATTTGTCAAAAAGTATCAAGCAGAGCTGGATGCCAACCCAATTACGCCCGACTTTATTCGGCAAGTGGCTGAACAATTGGCGAAACAACCGGTGATTTTATTGTTCGGTGCTAAGGACGAGACTCACAACCAAGCAGTGGTCCTCCAAGAATACCTACTTGCTAGTGGTAAGCTACCGGCAACGACGACCAAAAATTAA